A stretch of Oreochromis aureus strain Israel breed Guangdong linkage group 11, ZZ_aureus, whole genome shotgun sequence DNA encodes these proteins:
- the tspan13a gene encoding tetraspanin-13a, with amino-acid sequence MVCGGFVCTKNALSALNILYVLVSLLLIGVAAWGKWFGLVSSIQVVAGVIGVGVFLFFVAFVGLCGALKHHQVLLFFYMMILSIVFVLQFSVSCACLALNKDQQNLLLEAGWNKSEDTQKDVERTLNCCGFSQANNSSCPAMCATSTSSSCVACADILQNYAGQVLQFVGGIGLFFSFTEVLGVWLTHRYRNLKDPRSNPRAFL; translated from the exons ATGGTTTGCGGCGGATTCGTTTGCACCAAGAACGCACTCAGCGCGCTCAACATCCTTTATGTG CTGGTGAGCCTGCTGCTGATTGGTGTGGCAGCCTGGGGGAAATGGTTTGGCCTGGTCTCCAGTATCCAGGTGGTGGCAGGGGTCATCGGCGTGGGAGTCTTCCTGTTCTTTGTTGCCTTTGTGGGTCTGTGTGGTGCCCTGAAGCACCACCAGGTCCTGCTCTTCTTT TACATGATGATCCTCTccatagtgtttgtgctgcagTTTTCAGTGTCCTGTGCATGTCTGGCTCTCAATAAAGATCAACAG AACTTGCTGCTGGAGGCCGGATGGAACAAATCTGAAGACACTCAGAAGGACGTGGAGAGGACTCTAAACTGCTGCGGCTTCTCTCAAGCGAACAACAGCTCGTGTCCTGCT atgTGCGCTACTTCCACTTCTTCATCTTGTGTGGCCTGCGCAGACATCCTTCAGAATTATGCCGGGCAGGTGCTGCAGTTTGTGGGCGGCATCGGCCTCTTCTTCAGTTTCACAGAG GTCCTTGGAGTCTGGCTCACCCACAGATACAGAAACCTCAAAGATCCTCGATCCAATCCCAGAGCCTTCCTGTAA